The following are encoded in a window of Nocardia sp. BMG111209 genomic DNA:
- a CDS encoding Clp protease N-terminal domain-containing protein has protein sequence MADNLRLDDLIEGIKRARPDNALEQLSDAVVVAGHLDEVADHLIGHFVDQARRSGASWTEIGTSMGVSKQAAQKRFVPKESSNPAALDPNAGFARFTTRARHVVVASMEEARTAGNAEIAPEHLVLGLLSEPDSLAAAVIVGKGIGLDAVRRVATAALPPAAGEVPALVPYNGPARKALELTFREALRLGHNYIGTEHLLLALLELEDGTGVLSGLGLNKPDIERDLAALLATIPTGPAQSPNPPEPSA, from the coding sequence ATGGCAGACAATCTCCGCCTCGACGATCTGATCGAGGGAATCAAGCGGGCCCGGCCGGACAACGCACTGGAACAACTGTCGGACGCCGTCGTGGTCGCGGGCCATCTGGACGAGGTCGCCGATCATCTGATCGGTCACTTCGTCGATCAGGCCCGGCGCTCGGGTGCGTCCTGGACCGAGATCGGTACCAGCATGGGTGTGAGCAAACAGGCCGCCCAGAAACGCTTCGTACCCAAGGAATCGAGTAATCCGGCGGCGCTGGATCCGAATGCCGGCTTCGCGCGATTCACCACACGAGCCCGGCACGTCGTGGTGGCCTCCATGGAGGAGGCGCGGACCGCCGGCAATGCCGAGATCGCGCCGGAACATCTCGTACTCGGACTGCTCAGTGAGCCCGACTCGCTGGCGGCGGCGGTCATCGTCGGCAAGGGCATCGGACTGGACGCGGTCCGCCGGGTCGCCACCGCGGCGCTACCGCCGGCGGCCGGTGAGGTACCCGCCCTCGTCCCCTACAACGGCCCGGCGCGCAAGGCCCTGGAACTGACCTTCCGCGAGGCACTTCGCTTGGGGCACAACTATATCGGCACCGAACACCTGCTGCTGGCACTGCTCGAACTGGAGGACGGTACCGGCGTGCTCTCCGGCCTCGGCCTGAACAAACCCGATATCGAACGCGATCTGGCCGCACTGCTCGCGACGATACCCACCGGCCCCGCACAGTCTCCGAACCCGCCGGAACCCTCCGCCTGA
- a CDS encoding trans-aconitate 2-methyltransferase: MWDPQQYLTFDDHRSRPFFELLNRIGAERPRRVVDLGCGPGHLTGVLAERWPEAVVEASDSSPEMVAAARARGVHATLLDVRDWQPEADTDVIVTNAVLQWVPGHPDLLRRWAAELPVGAWLALQVPGNFDAPSHSSIREVAGRPHWRDRLADTGILEARSVLEPTEYAELFAAAGLTVDAWETTYVQHLSGENPVLTWVTGTALRPVRDALDDADWDRFTTELGTLLRAAYPQQPDGGTWMPFRRVFAVAHRP, from the coding sequence GTGTGGGATCCACAGCAGTATCTGACCTTCGATGATCACCGATCCCGCCCCTTTTTCGAACTGCTGAATCGGATCGGCGCCGAACGCCCCCGGCGTGTCGTGGACCTCGGGTGCGGACCGGGACATCTCACCGGCGTGCTGGCCGAGCGGTGGCCCGAGGCGGTGGTCGAGGCCTCGGACTCCTCGCCGGAGATGGTGGCGGCGGCGCGGGCGCGGGGTGTGCACGCGACCCTGCTCGACGTGCGCGACTGGCAGCCCGAGGCCGATACCGATGTGATCGTCACCAACGCGGTGCTGCAATGGGTGCCCGGCCATCCCGATCTGCTGCGGCGATGGGCCGCCGAACTGCCGGTCGGCGCCTGGCTGGCGTTGCAGGTTCCGGGGAATTTCGACGCGCCCTCGCACAGCAGCATCCGTGAGGTGGCGGGTCGGCCGCACTGGCGGGATCGGCTGGCGGACACCGGCATCCTGGAGGCCCGCAGCGTGCTGGAGCCGACGGAGTACGCGGAATTGTTCGCGGCGGCCGGGCTGACCGTGGACGCCTGGGAGACCACCTATGTTCAGCACCTCTCCGGGGAGAACCCGGTACTGACCTGGGTCACCGGCACGGCGCTGCGGCCGGTGCGGGATGCGCTCGACGATGCCGATTGGGACCGGTTCACCACCGAACTCGGCACCCTGCTGCGCGCCGCCTATCCACAGCAGCCCGACGGTGGCACCTGGATGCCGTTCCGCCGGGTGTTCGCCGTCGCGCATCGGCCCTGA
- a CDS encoding UBP-type zinc finger domain-containing protein — MANIEGIDPAVPPSGTGCVECEQAQGWWVHLRRCAQCGHIGCCDTSPAQHATKHFAETGHRFVRSFEPGEQWFWDYGSNEMFDEGPKLVPPQHHPREQTVPGPRERVPADWREHVH, encoded by the coding sequence ATGGCGAACATCGAGGGCATCGACCCGGCGGTCCCGCCCAGCGGCACCGGCTGTGTGGAATGTGAACAGGCCCAGGGCTGGTGGGTGCATCTGCGCCGATGTGCCCAGTGCGGCCACATCGGTTGCTGTGATACCTCCCCGGCCCAGCACGCCACGAAACACTTCGCGGAGACCGGCCATCGGTTCGTCCGCAGCTTCGAGCCGGGCGAGCAGTGGTTCTGGGACTACGGGTCCAACGAGATGTTCGACGAGGGCCCGAAACTGGTTCCGCCGCAACATCATCCGCGTGAGCAGACGGTCCCCGGCCCGCGCGAGCGGGTGCCGGCGGACTGGCGCGAACACGTGCACTGA
- a CDS encoding ATP-binding protein, translating into MGTRVVCDPDELRSLFLFEKLGPDQLAWLCRDGRMEEFEPGLVFREGDPAENFYVLMSGEVVLTRLSAGEEIELVRTGHRGSYAGAWTAYLGDRAETTYTGSFYVTEPSTFFVVDASTFSEMMHEWFPMAVHLLEGLFFGNRNSNEIIGQRERLLALGQLSAGLTHELNNPAAAAVRATGSLRERVAGMRSKLKMMARGKFDSNTLEALVQLQEEAAAQVGKAPVLTPLEAADREDELGGWLEDHDIGGGWDIAPNFVQAGFDIDWLEKVAGTLEGCESGTVEGAIRWLNYTVETELLMNEITDSTTRISSLVNAAKQYSQMDRAPFQVVDIHDLLDSTLVMLARKIGDGIEVVKEYDRTLPPVPCYAAELNQVWTNLIDNAVAAMSGRGTLTVRTYRENDCAAVEICDTGAGVPPELRHRIFEPFFTTKPVGEGTGLGLDISFRIVAKKHGGDIRVESVPGDTRFVVRLPLEQAEPEPAQPITGSE; encoded by the coding sequence ATGGGCACGCGTGTGGTGTGCGACCCCGACGAACTGCGGTCGCTGTTCCTGTTCGAGAAGCTCGGCCCCGACCAGCTGGCCTGGCTGTGCCGCGACGGCCGCATGGAGGAGTTCGAACCGGGCCTGGTCTTCCGGGAGGGCGATCCGGCGGAGAACTTCTACGTGCTGATGTCCGGCGAGGTCGTGCTCACCCGGCTGTCCGCCGGGGAGGAGATCGAACTGGTCCGCACCGGCCACCGCGGCTCCTACGCGGGCGCCTGGACCGCCTACCTGGGCGATCGGGCCGAGACGACCTATACCGGCTCGTTCTACGTCACCGAACCGTCCACGTTCTTCGTCGTCGACGCGTCCACCTTCTCGGAGATGATGCACGAGTGGTTCCCGATGGCGGTGCACCTGCTCGAGGGCCTGTTCTTCGGTAACCGCAATTCCAACGAGATCATCGGCCAGCGGGAGCGGCTGCTCGCGCTGGGCCAGCTGTCCGCCGGGCTGACACACGAACTGAACAATCCGGCCGCCGCCGCGGTCCGGGCCACCGGTTCGCTGCGCGAGCGGGTCGCCGGGATGCGCAGCAAGCTGAAAATGATGGCGCGCGGCAAGTTCGACTCGAACACCCTGGAGGCGCTGGTCCAGCTCCAGGAGGAGGCGGCCGCGCAGGTCGGCAAGGCCCCCGTGCTGACCCCGCTGGAGGCCGCCGACCGGGAGGACGAGCTCGGCGGCTGGCTCGAGGACCACGATATCGGCGGCGGCTGGGATATCGCCCCCAACTTCGTCCAGGCCGGATTCGACATCGACTGGCTGGAGAAGGTGGCCGGCACCCTGGAGGGCTGTGAGAGCGGCACCGTGGAGGGCGCGATCCGCTGGCTGAACTACACGGTCGAGACCGAGTTGCTGATGAACGAGATCACCGACTCGACCACCCGCATCTCCTCGCTGGTGAACGCGGCCAAACAGTATTCGCAGATGGATCGGGCCCCGTTCCAGGTGGTCGACATCCACGACCTGCTCGACAGCACGCTGGTGATGCTGGCCCGCAAGATCGGCGACGGCATCGAGGTGGTCAAGGAATACGACCGCACGCTGCCGCCGGTGCCCTGCTACGCGGCGGAGCTGAACCAGGTGTGGACCAACCTGATCGACAACGCGGTGGCCGCGATGTCCGGCCGGGGCACACTCACCGTCCGCACATATCGCGAGAACGACTGCGCGGCAGTGGAAATCTGCGACACTGGTGCCGGCGTCCCACCGGAGCTGCGGCATCGCATCTTCGAACCGTTCTTCACCACGAAACCGGTAGGCGAGGGAACCGGTCTCGGCCTGGACATTTCGTTCCGGATCGTGGCCAAGAAGCACGGTGGCGACATTCGGGTGGAATCGGTCCCCGGCGATACCCGGTTCGTTGTCCGCCTGCCTTTGGAGCAGGCGGAACCCGAACCGGCACAGCCGATTACCGGAAGTGAGTGA
- a CDS encoding DUF222 domain-containing protein, translating to MADDRDSDMIAGESRGDLLHALTYVSTESGPDGSYIVNGDLPPEVAPPFIRAIMRIEAELLLHDAEQVTIDRGEPRTPEERRADAFLALALRVTDT from the coding sequence ATGGCGGATGACCGGGATTCCGACATGATTGCCGGAGAATCACGCGGTGACCTGCTGCATGCGTTGACCTATGTGTCCACGGAGTCCGGTCCCGACGGGAGTTACATAGTGAACGGAGACCTCCCCCCGGAGGTCGCTCCGCCGTTCATCCGCGCCATCATGCGCATCGAGGCGGAACTGCTGCTGCACGACGCGGAGCAGGTCACCATCGACCGCGGCGAGCCGCGCACCCCCGAGGAGCGCCGAGCCGACGCCTTCCTCGCCCTCGCCCTCCGAGTCACCGACACCTGA